The Streptomyces sp. NBC_00440 genome contains a region encoding:
- a CDS encoding phosphotransferase family protein, protein MSTVHPPGIDPEALRGHLDRVRPGLVSGPLSARLIEGGRSNLTYTVSDGTGRWVVRRPPLGHVLATAHDMKREHRVISALHPTGVPVPATVLLCEDESVIGSPFYVMEFVEGTPYRTAAQLAAIGAERTRAAVLGLVDTLVDLHAVDQEAAGLADFGRPEGFLDRQLRRWGKQLDASRNRELAGIDELHATLGRDLPRSPAPTVVHGDYRLDNVLLGDDDRINAILDWEMSTLGDPLTDLGLLVMYSSDLGIPDSPVSTTSGAAGHPSPAELVERYGARSGRDTSAIAWYTAFAWFKLAVILEGIHYRYTLGQTVGAGFDQIGSLVPVFIEHGLTTLKEG, encoded by the coding sequence ATGAGCACAGTCCACCCACCGGGAATCGACCCCGAGGCGCTGCGCGGTCATCTCGACCGGGTGCGGCCCGGCCTGGTGAGCGGACCGCTCAGCGCGCGGTTGATCGAGGGCGGCCGGTCGAATCTGACGTACACGGTGAGCGACGGGACCGGCCGCTGGGTCGTCCGCAGGCCTCCGCTGGGCCATGTCCTTGCCACCGCGCACGACATGAAGCGCGAGCACCGGGTGATCAGCGCGCTGCACCCGACGGGGGTTCCGGTGCCGGCCACAGTGCTGCTGTGCGAGGACGAGTCGGTCATCGGATCGCCGTTCTACGTCATGGAGTTCGTCGAAGGCACCCCGTACCGCACCGCCGCCCAGCTGGCGGCCATCGGTGCCGAGCGGACCCGTGCGGCGGTGCTCGGGCTGGTCGACACGCTCGTGGATCTGCATGCCGTGGACCAGGAGGCGGCGGGCCTCGCGGACTTCGGGCGCCCCGAGGGCTTCCTCGACCGGCAGCTGCGCCGCTGGGGCAAGCAGCTCGACGCCTCGCGCAACCGCGAACTGGCCGGCATCGACGAACTGCACGCCACTCTCGGACGTGATCTGCCCCGCTCCCCGGCTCCCACCGTCGTGCACGGCGACTACCGCCTGGACAACGTCCTGCTCGGTGACGACGACAGGATCAACGCGATCCTGGACTGGGAGATGTCGACGCTCGGCGATCCGCTGACCGACCTCGGTCTGCTCGTGATGTACAGCTCGGACCTGGGGATCCCCGATTCGCCGGTCTCCACCACCAGCGGTGCGGCGGGCCATCCCTCCCCCGCCGAGCTGGTCGAGCGCTATGGGGCCCGCTCGGGCCGGGACACCTCCGCCATCGCCTGGTACACGGCGTTCGCCTGGTTCAAGCTCGCCGTGATCCTCGAAGGAATCCACTACCGCTACACCCTCGGCCAGACCGTCGGAGCCGGCTTCGACCAGATCGGCTCGCTGGTCCCCGTCTTCATCGAGCACGGTCTCACCACCCTCAAGGAAGGCTGA
- a CDS encoding acyl-CoA dehydrogenase family protein produces MDFAFDARTEELRDKLHAFMDEHVLPAEAVVHEQRARLASPWETPAVVEELKAEARRQGLWNLFLPDAEYGAGLTNLQYAPLAEITGRSPQLAPTALNCAAPDTGNMEVLFQFATEQQKKQWLEPLLAGEIRSAFAMTEPEVASSDATNIETRITREGDEYVINGRKWYISGAMNPDCKIFIVMGKTDPDGADARRQQSMILVPRDTPGLEVRRAMQVYGYEDHYHGGHAEVVLDNVRVPASNLIGEEGGGFAIAQARLGPGRIHHCMRLIGMAERAIELMCRRAVSRTAFGKQLAQQGVVQNWIADARVTVEQLRLLVLKTAWLMDAVGNRGAHTEIQSIKIATPRAVIDIIDKAVQLYGAGGVSQDFPLAELWAGARTLRLADGPDEVHQRSLARRELKKYL; encoded by the coding sequence ATGGACTTCGCATTCGACGCGCGCACCGAAGAGCTGCGCGACAAGCTCCACGCCTTCATGGACGAGCATGTCCTCCCGGCCGAGGCCGTCGTCCACGAGCAGCGTGCCCGGCTCGCCTCCCCCTGGGAGACCCCGGCGGTGGTCGAGGAGCTGAAGGCCGAGGCGCGCCGCCAGGGCCTGTGGAACCTCTTCCTCCCGGACGCGGAGTACGGCGCGGGGCTGACCAACCTTCAGTACGCGCCGCTCGCCGAGATCACCGGGCGCTCACCGCAGTTGGCACCCACCGCGCTGAACTGCGCGGCCCCCGACACGGGCAATATGGAGGTGCTGTTCCAGTTCGCCACCGAGCAGCAGAAGAAGCAGTGGCTGGAGCCGCTGCTCGCCGGTGAGATCCGGTCGGCCTTCGCCATGACGGAGCCCGAGGTCGCCTCGTCCGACGCGACGAACATCGAGACGCGTATCACGCGCGAGGGCGACGAGTACGTCATCAACGGCCGCAAGTGGTACATCTCCGGGGCGATGAACCCCGACTGCAAGATCTTCATCGTGATGGGGAAGACCGACCCGGACGGCGCCGACGCCCGCCGCCAGCAGTCGATGATCCTGGTCCCGCGCGACACCCCGGGACTCGAAGTCCGCCGTGCCATGCAGGTGTACGGCTACGAGGACCACTACCACGGCGGCCACGCCGAGGTGGTCCTCGACAACGTCCGGGTCCCCGCGTCGAACCTGATCGGTGAGGAGGGCGGCGGCTTCGCCATCGCCCAGGCCCGTCTCGGACCGGGCCGGATCCACCACTGCATGAGGCTGATCGGGATGGCGGAGCGCGCCATCGAGCTGATGTGCCGCCGCGCGGTCTCCCGTACCGCGTTCGGCAAGCAACTGGCCCAGCAGGGCGTCGTACAGAACTGGATCGCGGACGCCCGGGTCACCGTGGAGCAACTGCGGCTGCTGGTCCTCAAGACCGCCTGGCTGATGGACGCCGTGGGCAACCGAGGGGCGCACACGGAGATCCAGTCCATCAAGATCGCCACGCCGCGCGCTGTCATCGACATCATCGACAAGGCGGTGCAGCTGTACGGCGCCGGCGGGGTGAGCCAGGACTTCCCACTGGCCGAACTCTGGGCCGGAGCGCGGACGCTGAGGCTCGCGGACGGGCCGGACGAGGTGCATCAGCGGTCGCTGGCGCGGCGCGAGCTGAAGAAGTACCTGTAG